GAGAGATAAAAAAATATTTGGTAAAACTATCTAACCAGATTCTTGTTCAAGAAAATGACTACGTTAGAGCTGGTATGCCACTTTCCGATGGTTCCATTACTCCAGAGGATATTTTGGCCATCAAAGGTCCATCGGCTGTACAGCAATACTTGGTTAACGAGGTGCAGGAAGTATATCGTTTACAAGGTGTAAAGATTAACGACAAGCACTTTGAGGTTGTTGTTAGACAGATGATGCGTAAAGTAAGAATAGAAGATCCGGGAGATACTATTTTCTTGGAAAACCAATTGATTCATAAAGATGATTTTATCATTGAAAATGATGAGATTTTTGGTAAGAAAGTAGTAATGGAAGCCGGTGATTCTGAAAACCTTAAACCAGGTCAAATCGTTACTCTAAGAGAGCTAAGGGATGAAAACTCGGTTCTTAAACGAAATGATAAGGCATTGGTAGAAGCAAGGGATGCAGTTGCTGCAACAGCAACTCCTATACTGCAAGGTATCACGAGAGCTTCGTTGCAGACCAAGTCATTTATATCAGCGGCCTCCTTCCAAGAGACAACCAAGGTATTGAATGAAGCGGCCGTTAGTGGTAAAGTGGATACTTTGGAAGGTCTGAAAGAAAATGTAATCGTAGGGCACAAAATACCGGCAGGTACTGGTATGAGGGACTATGAGAACATAATCGTAGGATCTAAAGAAGAATACGATGAAATCATGGCTAGAAAAGAAGCCTTAAGATTCTAATATTAAAAGCCCTCATGCATATGAGGGTTTTTTATTTCTAATATCATTTGTACGTAGTATGAGCGAAAATAAAAATCAAAATCAGAAACAAATCAATATAGAGTTGGATGAAAAAACGGCTGAGGGTATCTACTCGAATTTGGCCATTATAAATCACTCAGTTTCAGAATTTGTAGTTGATTTTATTAGTATGATGCCCGGTGCTCCAAAGGCAAAGGTCAAAAGTAGAATTATATTGACGCCCCAGCACGCCAAGAAATTTTTAAAGGCATTAAACGATAATGTACAACGATTTGAAAAGGCCCATGGTACCATTAAGGATTATGAACAACCGACCATACCCTTAAATTTTGGTCCTACAGGAGAGGCATAAGAAAAGAAGAGTCCCGCTTTAAAGCGGGACTTTTTTATTCTAGTTCAGAAGTAAAATATAGTTTTACTGAAGGATATTTTTGCTGTGTCATCTGTAGGGAGAATTGAGAATCGGCCAGAAACACCAACTGATTCCTTTTGTCCTTGGCCAGAAACTTTTGCTTTACCCGGATAAATTCCTTGTACTCATCGCTTTTAGTATTATCTGTCCCCACCCAACAGGCTTTATATACTGGAAAATTCTCATAACTGCATTTTGCGCCATACTCGTGTTCCAACCGATACTGGATTACTTCGAATTGTAATGCACCAACTGTTCCGATTACTTTTCGACCATTCATTTCTAAAGTAAACAACTGAGCTACACCCTCATCCATCAATTGGTCAATTCCTTTATAAAGCTGTTTAGACTTCATGGGATCAGCATTGTTTATATACCGAAAGTGCTCGGGTGAAAAGCTGGGAATACCTTTATAATGTAAAACTTCTCCTTCGGTCAAGGTGTCCCCGATTTTGAAATTCCCGGTATCATGGAGTCCTACAATATCCCCTGGATAGGAGACGTCTACAATTTCTTTTTTCTCGGCAAAAAAGGCATTGGGACTGGAAAATTTCAAATTCTTGTCCAACCGCACATGATGATAGGGTTTGTTGCGCTCAAACGTACCGGAAACTACCTTCACGAATGCCAAACGATCCCTGTGCTTAGGGTCCATATTGGCATGAATTTTAAATACGAATCCTGTCAGGTTTTTTTCATCGGCTTTTACCAATCGCTCCTCGGCCATTTTATCCTTTGGAAAAGGAGCAATTTCTATAAAGCAATCCAGCAATTCCCTTACCCCAAAATTATTTAATGCCGAACCAAAGAATACCGGTTGCTGTTCCCCTTTTAAATAAAGTTCCTTTTCGAAGTCTGGGTACACTCCCCACACCAAATCCAGGTTGTCTCTGAGATTTTCGGCTGCTTTTGTACCGATTATTTTTTCCAATTCAGGACTTTCAATATCATCAAAGGCAATTGTTTCCTCTATATTCTTTTTGCTGTCACCGCTAAATAGATTTATGTTTTTTTCATAAATATTGTAAATACCCTTAAAATCGTATCCCATACCTATAGGAAAACTCAATGGAGTTACTGAAAGTCCAAGTTTTTGTTCGAGTTCATCCAGTAGGTCGAAAGCATCCTGTCCTTCCCTGTCCAGTTTGTTTATAAAAACCAACATGGGAATTTTACGCATGCGGCAAACTTCCACTAACTTCTCAGTTTGTTCCTCCACACCTTTTGCCACATCAATGACTACAATTACGCTGTCTACCGCGGTCAGGGTCCTAAAAGTATCCTCTGCGAAATCTTTGTGTCCGGGAGTATCGAGAATATTGATTTTTTTATCCTTGTAAATAAAGGCCAAAACGGAAGTAGCCACGGAAATTCCTCGCTGCCTTTCAATTTCCATGAAGTCACTTGTCGCCGTTTTCTTTATTTTGTTGTTTTTTACAGCACCAGCTTCTTGAATGGCTCCCCCAAATAATAATAATTTTTCAGTAAGTGTAGTTTTACCGGCATCTGGGTGCGAAATAATACCAAAAGTCCTTCTTCTTTCAATTTCTTTTTTGAAACTCATTCGGTCAAAATTTGCGGCAAAAATAAGCTAAATTGACCACTTTGTAAATGGGATGCATTTGTTAATGATTTTGGTTAAACAGGATGATGACTTTTAAAGTTAAATATTGCCTTAAAGACTATATTTAGGGAGTATGTAAGTATTTTTTCACAGTTTATGGAGATTTATTAACAACTTATCCGAATTAAACAATACTTGCATTTTAAGAATGTATCTTGCGTGTAATTTCCCAATAGGAGAATCCCAAATCCTACCCCCTTTGACTTACATGCTGAGGTGATATGTTTTAAAACTTATCATTATGCACGTAAAAAATCTATGCAATAAATTATTTGTTTCTAAGTCGAAACATTGGACGATTCTTTTCGCGTTCTTATTTGGTTTTCTTACCGTAAACGCCCATTTTGGAATTGGCTTCAAACTAGATAACCAAAATTCTGATGGAGGAACGTTGGAGGGTAACTATAATGATTGTAACGAATATCAGTTTTTGGAATTGTTTACTACGGATTTTTACATTTCTGAGTTAAATCAGAATAACATTTATGAGGAATTTGTACAGGATATTAGTAGCAAATGGAACTTGCCACAGGGAAGTGTTATTGTATCTGTCAGTTTTGGGAATCAAAATGTTTATGGGAATTTCTTTTCTGTTGACCAAAACAATTCTTTGGTTTTCAGTTTTTCAGGGACAGTTCCCGTTTATGTAATCGCAGAACATTCAAGGTACTTGCAGGCTCATAAGCGGGATGGAATCGAGGCCTTGGATAATGTTGATTACATGTTGAGCACTGATGATTTGCCAAATACAGTTCAATCTGTTACCAACGTAAACGAGTATTATGTTGAAAATATTTCTAGTAACTCTTTTTTCCTTCCTGAGGCTGCAAGATGGTATTCGGATAAGAATGTTAGTTCAATTAGATTTTTTACTACGTCTGCAAATTTGGAAAACTGGGTCCATTTGTATCTTAAGCCGGATGTTTGTGCTACTATCGATACGGACGGCGATGGTGTTCCCGATAGTGTAGATCTTGACGATGATAACGATGGAATTTTGGATACGGTGGAGGACCCGAATCTAGACAGTGACGATGACCCGTTGACAAATCCTTTGGATACGGATGGCGATGGATATCCAAACCATTTGGACATCGACAGCGATAACGATGGTATTCCGGACAATGTTGAAGCGCAGACCACATCGGGTTATGTTGCTCCCAACGATGACGATGAGGCCACCTATCTTAGTAATGATGGGGTGAACAGTGCCTATCCAGGAGGGCTTACACCCGTCA
This window of the Maribacter cobaltidurans genome carries:
- a CDS encoding peptide chain release factor 3; this translates as MSFKKEIERRRTFGIISHPDAGKTTLTEKLLLFGGAIQEAGAVKNNKIKKTATSDFMEIERQRGISVATSVLAFIYKDKKINILDTPGHKDFAEDTFRTLTAVDSVIVVIDVAKGVEEQTEKLVEVCRMRKIPMLVFINKLDREGQDAFDLLDELEQKLGLSVTPLSFPIGMGYDFKGIYNIYEKNINLFSGDSKKNIEETIAFDDIESPELEKIIGTKAAENLRDNLDLVWGVYPDFEKELYLKGEQQPVFFGSALNNFGVRELLDCFIEIAPFPKDKMAEERLVKADEKNLTGFVFKIHANMDPKHRDRLAFVKVVSGTFERNKPYHHVRLDKNLKFSSPNAFFAEKKEIVDVSYPGDIVGLHDTGNFKIGDTLTEGEVLHYKGIPSFSPEHFRYINNADPMKSKQLYKGIDQLMDEGVAQLFTLEMNGRKVIGTVGALQFEVIQYRLEHEYGAKCSYENFPVYKACWVGTDNTKSDEYKEFIRVKQKFLAKDKRNQLVFLADSQFSLQMTQQKYPSVKLYFTSELE
- a CDS encoding DUF3467 domain-containing protein, producing the protein MSENKNQNQKQINIELDEKTAEGIYSNLAIINHSVSEFVVDFISMMPGAPKAKVKSRIILTPQHAKKFLKALNDNVQRFEKAHGTIKDYEQPTIPLNFGPTGEA